In the genome of Nitrospira japonica, one region contains:
- a CDS encoding DUF72 domain-containing protein, which yields MNSLSDLVRFGTSSWAYEGWQGLVYHRAYPKGRFSQDTLAEYAAHTFHDGESPLFRTVGIDHSFYHPADANQLAHYAGQVPDGFHFCQKVWEDITVPAYANLPRYGARAGKSNPHFLDVSLFHESVLTPSITGLGGKLGPFIFEFQRWGIEAPAFLNQLDQFLERLPSGQRYAVEIRNPALLGRRYADILRARNVAHVYNHWTSMPPLASQHQVLDRRFSASFAVLRLLTPLGLAYEKAVARYKPYNRVVQEQPRMRQDTVLIIKQAVHEGIPIYVLANNRAEGCSPLTVQALKAAL from the coding sequence ATGAATTCCCTCTCCGACCTCGTGCGATTCGGTACCAGTTCCTGGGCCTACGAAGGCTGGCAGGGATTGGTCTACCATCGGGCGTATCCGAAAGGCCGCTTTAGCCAAGACACGCTCGCCGAATATGCGGCGCACACGTTCCACGACGGAGAGTCGCCGCTGTTCCGCACCGTGGGCATCGATCATTCTTTTTATCACCCGGCCGATGCGAACCAACTCGCGCACTACGCCGGGCAGGTGCCGGACGGCTTTCACTTTTGCCAGAAAGTCTGGGAGGACATCACCGTTCCCGCCTACGCCAACCTGCCGCGCTATGGAGCGAGAGCGGGAAAATCCAATCCGCATTTCTTAGACGTCTCCCTGTTTCATGAGTCCGTGCTGACTCCGTCGATAACGGGTTTGGGCGGCAAACTCGGTCCGTTCATCTTCGAGTTTCAACGATGGGGCATCGAAGCACCCGCCTTTCTCAACCAGCTCGATCAATTCTTGGAACGACTTCCTTCCGGCCAGCGGTATGCGGTCGAAATCCGCAACCCGGCCCTGCTCGGCCGTCGCTACGCCGACATCCTCCGGGCGCGTAACGTCGCTCACGTCTACAACCACTGGACCTCCATGCCGCCGCTGGCCTCCCAGCACCAAGTCTTGGACCGTCGCTTTTCCGCCTCGTTCGCCGTCCTGCGGCTGCTGACTCCGCTCGGCCTCGCATATGAAAAGGCCGTCGCGCGGTACAAACCCTACAACCGGGTCGTACAAGAACAGCCGCGCATGAGACAGGACACGGTCCTGATCATCAAACAGGCGGTTCATGAGGGCATACCTATCTATGTGCTCGCCAACAATCGGGCCGAGGGTTGCAGTCCCCTCACAGTTCAAGCTTTGAAAGCGGCGTTATAG
- the malQ gene encoding 4-alpha-glucanotransferase, with the protein MSDSHESSLLATLAERVGIASEYYDIGGTLHVASDETKRAILSAMGFTVRSTEDLAAALEDWDEAPWRRPCEPVLVVRDGAGEPVVRCCLILEDGKERSAVVRWTIADESGQPLRSGEAGPGLSAAEARCVDGQRRVKLDCRLPGDLPIGYYQVTVQASGLAGGSSGTMRLIVAPQQCYLPPALADHRRIWGVALQLYSLSSNRNWGCGDFTDLGAVVEWAGTSLGAGLIGLNPLHALRNSAPHHTSPYAPVTRLFLNELYIDLERLPEFWASQEAQRRFQAPEFQAKLKALRESRRVDYGAIADAKRNLLDLAYRQFLTEHYAGQEPDLQPKTARAKVLERFIRAEGEPLELYATFQTLEEERRLIQPTASSWRDWPAQFQSPGPAVREYGKRHRKRLRFFQYIQWVASEQLGENRRRSEQAGMTIGLYNDLALGAERFGAESWMFQSTLALEADCGAPPDSLGPEGQNWGLPPVNPLALRSSGYELIIRLLRNNLRFGGAIRLDHVMALCRLFWIPRGKPAAEGTYVHYPFEDLLAIVALESVRAKTLVIGEDLGTVPDWVREELAKAGVLSYRVFYFERHGDGTCKAPNEYPEQSLAVVGTHDLPTLTGFWSGQDLQVRAALGTSGDDDAKRRAWEDRRRDKGRMLEALAREGLLPEGVSIDPDSTPSMTPALCQAIHVYLARSMSAVVLANLEDGLEELSQTNLPGTIDSHPNWNRKYAVSVEALPADPRLHDLAAVLRSTRPLG; encoded by the coding sequence ATGTCGGATTCCCACGAATCTTCTCTCCTCGCGACTCTGGCCGAACGGGTTGGCATCGCCTCGGAATATTACGACATCGGCGGGACGTTGCACGTCGCATCCGATGAGACGAAGCGGGCGATTCTCTCCGCGATGGGATTCACTGTCCGTTCGACTGAAGATCTCGCTGCAGCGTTGGAAGATTGGGATGAAGCGCCCTGGCGCCGTCCGTGCGAGCCGGTGCTGGTGGTGCGAGATGGGGCCGGCGAACCGGTGGTGCGCTGCTGTCTCATACTTGAAGACGGTAAAGAACGATCGGCGGTCGTGCGATGGACGATCGCGGACGAAAGCGGGCAACCGCTGCGGTCCGGTGAAGCGGGCCCTGGCCTATCGGCGGCCGAAGCGAGATGTGTGGACGGGCAACGGCGGGTCAAACTGGATTGCCGCCTGCCGGGTGACCTGCCGATCGGCTATTACCAGGTGACGGTTCAGGCATCGGGACTGGCCGGCGGTTCGTCCGGGACGATGCGTTTGATCGTGGCCCCGCAGCAGTGCTATTTGCCGCCTGCGCTTGCGGATCACCGGCGTATTTGGGGCGTGGCGCTGCAACTCTATTCATTGTCGTCGAATCGAAATTGGGGCTGCGGAGACTTTACGGATCTGGGCGCGGTGGTCGAATGGGCCGGTACCTCGCTGGGCGCGGGCTTGATCGGTCTCAATCCACTGCACGCACTGCGGAACAGCGCCCCGCACCATACGAGCCCGTATGCACCCGTCACGCGCCTCTTTCTCAATGAGCTCTATATTGATCTCGAACGGTTGCCGGAATTCTGGGCCTCCCAAGAGGCGCAGCGTCGGTTCCAAGCGCCGGAGTTCCAGGCCAAGCTCAAGGCTCTGCGCGAGAGCCGCCGGGTAGACTATGGCGCCATTGCCGACGCTAAGCGGAACTTGTTGGATTTAGCCTATCGGCAATTCTTGACGGAGCACTATGCCGGGCAGGAGCCTGACTTACAGCCGAAGACCGCCCGCGCCAAGGTGCTCGAGCGGTTTATTCGGGCCGAAGGCGAGCCGCTCGAACTGTATGCCACGTTCCAGACGCTGGAAGAGGAACGCCGACTGATTCAACCGACCGCCTCGTCGTGGCGCGATTGGCCCGCACAGTTTCAATCCCCCGGGCCGGCCGTGCGCGAATATGGGAAGCGGCATCGAAAGCGCCTGAGATTCTTTCAGTATATTCAGTGGGTTGCGTCTGAACAATTGGGCGAAAACCGGCGACGGTCGGAACAGGCAGGCATGACAATCGGATTGTACAACGATCTGGCTTTGGGCGCGGAGCGGTTCGGCGCCGAGTCCTGGATGTTTCAGTCGACGCTTGCGCTTGAGGCGGATTGCGGCGCGCCCCCGGACTCCTTGGGACCGGAGGGTCAGAATTGGGGATTGCCGCCGGTCAATCCGCTGGCGTTGCGTTCCAGCGGGTATGAACTGATCATCCGCCTGCTGCGCAACAACCTCCGGTTCGGCGGCGCGATTAGGCTGGATCATGTGATGGCGCTGTGCCGGCTCTTCTGGATCCCGCGCGGAAAACCGGCGGCGGAGGGGACGTATGTGCACTATCCGTTCGAAGACCTGCTGGCCATTGTCGCACTGGAGAGCGTGCGGGCGAAGACGTTGGTCATTGGCGAGGATCTCGGCACCGTCCCCGATTGGGTGCGGGAGGAACTGGCAAAAGCCGGTGTTCTATCCTATCGCGTCTTCTATTTCGAACGTCACGGCGATGGAACCTGCAAAGCGCCGAATGAATATCCCGAACAGTCGCTTGCCGTGGTCGGCACGCACGATCTGCCGACCTTGACCGGGTTCTGGTCCGGCCAGGATCTGCAGGTTCGAGCGGCGCTGGGTACCTCGGGAGATGATGACGCCAAACGTCGGGCATGGGAGGACCGTCGACGGGATAAAGGGCGCATGCTGGAGGCGCTCGCCCGTGAAGGCTTGTTGCCGGAAGGTGTCTCCATCGACCCGGACTCGACCCCCTCGATGACGCCGGCTCTGTGCCAAGCGATCCATGTCTACCTCGCCCGCAGCATGTCCGCCGTCGTGTTGGCCAATCTGGAGGATGGTTTGGAGGAACTGTCGCAGACCAACCTGCCTGGCACGATCGATTCCCATCCCAATTGGAATAGAAAGTATGCCGTATCGGTGGAAGCCCTGCCTGCCGACCCTCGTTTGCACGACCTGGCCGCCGTCTTGCGTTCCACACGCCCTCTAGGCTAA
- a CDS encoding sensor histidine kinase produces MNKQNRILLAVAGVVFLAIVILETAAPANIVAAYGLVFPILLVARLRNRVLMVLAVVCCVAATYLGLMQPTKPGRFQAAVINRSVVAGVLMVVAYVGMTWEERKAREEASKAALAQQTESLLRANTLLVDAKDQLNRSERLAAVGQLVASVAHEVGTPLHSIAWHVQALAEEPGVTPAMKKRITVIDEQLNRVVRIIQDLLSSTRQRKPEPVWMSTERVINPATALMEPAFHAKGVSLSTELAIGIPHVWADAEKVHQVLVNLLANALAATAQHGSVIVQASGRPATAEEVDVARRMAPDMTAMMVTIAVRDTGVGMPAADVQRAFHPFFTTKEVGKGTGLGLFLSRETVTAHGGSLSLQSEAGRGTVVTVILPGKMPNPSATV; encoded by the coding sequence ATGAACAAGCAGAACCGCATTCTCCTGGCCGTCGCGGGAGTCGTCTTTCTTGCCATCGTGATTCTCGAAACCGCTGCGCCGGCGAACATCGTCGCCGCATACGGTTTGGTGTTTCCCATTTTGCTGGTCGCACGGCTGCGCAATCGGGTGTTGATGGTGCTGGCGGTCGTCTGCTGTGTGGCGGCGACCTATCTAGGGCTCATGCAGCCCACGAAGCCTGGGCGTTTTCAGGCCGCGGTCATCAATCGCTCGGTCGTCGCGGGCGTGTTGATGGTGGTGGCGTATGTCGGCATGACATGGGAAGAGCGGAAGGCGAGGGAAGAGGCGTCAAAGGCGGCTCTCGCACAACAGACCGAAAGTCTGCTGCGTGCCAATACGCTGTTGGTGGACGCGAAAGATCAATTGAATCGTTCGGAGCGTCTGGCGGCCGTCGGGCAGCTCGTGGCCTCCGTCGCTCACGAAGTCGGGACGCCGCTGCATTCGATCGCGTGGCATGTGCAGGCCTTGGCCGAGGAGCCGGGTGTCACGCCGGCCATGAAGAAGCGCATCACGGTCATCGACGAGCAGTTAAATCGTGTGGTCCGAATCATTCAAGACCTGCTGTCTTCGACCAGACAGCGGAAGCCCGAACCCGTGTGGATGTCGACGGAACGGGTCATCAATCCCGCCACGGCGCTGATGGAACCGGCGTTCCACGCGAAAGGGGTGTCGTTAAGCACCGAGTTGGCCATCGGAATTCCGCATGTATGGGCCGATGCGGAGAAGGTGCATCAAGTGCTGGTCAACCTGCTGGCGAACGCCTTGGCAGCGACGGCCCAACATGGCTCGGTCATCGTGCAAGCGAGCGGTCGCCCCGCTACGGCGGAGGAAGTGGACGTGGCGCGACGGATGGCCCCGGACATGACGGCGATGATGGTGACCATCGCCGTGCGTGACACGGGGGTGGGGATGCCGGCGGCGGACGTCCAGCGGGCCTTTCATCCATTTTTCACCACGAAGGAAGTTGGCAAAGGAACCGGATTGGGACTATTCTTGAGCCGTGAAACGGTGACGGCGCATGGAGGGAGCCTGTCCCTCCAGAGCGAAGCCGGTCGCGGAACTGTGGTGACGGTGATATTGCCCGGGAAGATGCCGAATCCAAGCGCAACGGTATAG
- a CDS encoding sigma-54-dependent transcriptional regulator, with protein MKTATIVVVDDDAVARELLAEALKKEGYNVEAFGSGEEAIARGREGSVDLVLTDIRMGAVDGLTVLREFKRTSPDTAVVVLTAFGSLEGAIEAIKQGAYDYLAKPFKKEEIKLVVERSLDHCRLVRENARFREELKGKEDWSPLVGSSPAMLEVYKLVARVSEGKSTVLLQGESGTGKELIARAIHANGPRRENTFVPVNCGALPDALLESEMFGHEKGAFTGAVGTKTGLFESASGGTLFLDEIGELGQALQVKLLRVMQEQEVRRVGGTASIKVDVRIIAATNRDLEQLVKEGKFRDDLFYRLNVVRITLPSLKERQEDIPMLAHHFLQKCGVGATRAVRGFHPDTLTLLQHYRWPGNVRELENAIERAVSLSRGPLLTPDDLPSAIRQAGSEPIQRVESAESPGEAYLTLEEVEKRHLIRVLKEMKGNKVKAAKVLGIDRRTLYRMADRFGVDLGDDGEGGEAAPVSN; from the coding sequence ATGAAAACTGCGACGATTGTGGTGGTTGACGACGATGCGGTGGCCCGTGAGCTGTTGGCGGAAGCGTTGAAGAAAGAAGGCTATAACGTTGAGGCCTTCGGGAGCGGCGAAGAGGCGATCGCACGCGGACGTGAAGGGTCGGTGGACCTCGTGCTCACCGATATCCGCATGGGGGCGGTGGACGGCCTGACGGTGTTACGCGAGTTTAAGCGGACAAGCCCGGATACCGCCGTCGTCGTGCTGACGGCCTTCGGCTCGCTGGAAGGCGCGATCGAGGCCATCAAGCAGGGTGCCTACGACTATTTGGCCAAGCCGTTCAAGAAGGAGGAGATCAAACTCGTCGTCGAACGGAGCTTGGATCATTGCCGTCTGGTCCGGGAAAATGCGCGATTCCGGGAAGAGCTGAAAGGTAAAGAGGATTGGTCGCCGCTGGTGGGCAGCAGCCCTGCCATGCTCGAAGTCTATAAGCTGGTCGCCCGGGTGTCGGAAGGCAAGAGCACGGTATTGTTGCAGGGCGAAAGCGGAACCGGAAAGGAACTGATCGCCCGTGCCATCCATGCGAACGGACCCCGGCGTGAGAATACGTTCGTGCCTGTAAATTGCGGAGCGCTTCCGGACGCGCTGCTCGAATCGGAGATGTTCGGGCATGAGAAGGGTGCATTTACCGGAGCGGTGGGTACCAAGACGGGTCTCTTCGAATCGGCCAGCGGCGGCACCCTGTTTCTCGACGAGATCGGAGAATTGGGGCAGGCGCTGCAAGTGAAGCTGCTGCGCGTCATGCAGGAGCAGGAGGTCAGGCGGGTCGGCGGCACGGCCTCGATCAAGGTCGACGTGCGGATTATCGCGGCGACAAATCGGGACTTGGAGCAACTCGTCAAGGAGGGAAAGTTCCGCGACGACTTGTTCTACCGGCTCAACGTCGTCCGCATTACGTTGCCTTCGCTCAAGGAGCGTCAGGAAGACATTCCCATGTTGGCCCATCATTTCCTGCAAAAGTGCGGCGTCGGCGCGACGAGAGCCGTGAGAGGGTTTCATCCGGACACGCTGACGCTCTTGCAACACTATCGTTGGCCGGGAAACGTCCGCGAACTGGAAAATGCTATTGAACGGGCTGTTTCGCTGAGTCGGGGCCCGCTCCTGACGCCGGACGACTTGCCGTCGGCGATCCGTCAAGCGGGATCGGAGCCGATCCAACGGGTGGAGTCGGCGGAGTCCCCTGGTGAGGCCTATCTCACGCTCGAGGAAGTGGAGAAACGCCACCTCATACGCGTGCTGAAAGAAATGAAGGGTAACAAGGTCAAGGCGGCGAAGGTGCTTGGCATTGACCGGCGGACCCTGTATCGGATGGCGGATCGCTTCGGGGTCGATCTTGGAGATGACGGGGAAGGGGGGGAGGCCGCACCCGTTTCCAACTAG
- a CDS encoding Lrp/AsnC ligand binding domain-containing protein — MKKAKSPVATLSPAAKSPAGTLTGTRGIRYVDGEPAIPAVPCTIHAPVDGGVVMADRAYVLIHVLPGQTSSVVRALRDIKQIKTVDPCWGKPDIITVVEVADQDALTQLVLSRIHAIEGVTQTDTHLVYRLKETKVK, encoded by the coding sequence ATGAAGAAAGCGAAGTCTCCTGTCGCCACACTCTCCCCCGCAGCGAAATCGCCCGCCGGCACATTGACAGGCACACGAGGCATCCGCTACGTTGACGGCGAACCTGCCATTCCGGCGGTGCCTTGTACAATCCATGCGCCGGTAGACGGCGGGGTAGTTATGGCCGACCGTGCGTATGTGTTGATTCACGTGTTACCAGGACAGACCAGCAGTGTGGTCCGGGCACTTCGGGACATCAAGCAGATTAAGACCGTAGACCCTTGCTGGGGAAAGCCCGACATCATTACCGTCGTGGAAGTGGCGGACCAAGATGCCTTGACGCAGCTGGTGCTCAGCCGGATTCATGCCATCGAAGGAGTGACGCAGACCGACACGCATCTCGTCTATCGATTGAAAGAAACCAAGGTCAAGTGA
- a CDS encoding PD-(D/E)XK nuclease domain-containing protein codes for MLEDIAQGIERLQSFIPQIEDLGRDGFPYLEGARARTELQLKECIKKTFGDKSPEFQAYRQHRLSVETPADTKQTVALLKSLIGALEDKKLELQGLKPPPVVETPPPPPATAPTAPRPSLTLVPSTTPSAQVTITPAAPVLPPPITMSVALTTNLDMTRQQAAPEPPPSMPAAPQSPAAPPTGSPQTPANQHNAAILTAVYPPSTPAPSLSAPLAVSAPKPVTLNQAVAPVPPQPSLQETQPMTPTVAPLPAPASMPTPSVAPETKLAAPDLIPPGATPVSTVPKALFSESSPASKPTSSASGEPGADPLEMVKSLCKRFHMIVRQLRLRGEYRATLNVEDELDAQDLLHALLRVSFDDIETSEWVPDYANGTPRVRFLLNDGRLAVIVKKTRSGLNTRDLMEQLRADIEHCRTLKGCSTLLYFVYDPEGRIGNPRGLETDLISISDQLTVDVYVAPK; via the coding sequence ATGTTGGAAGACATCGCTCAAGGCATCGAACGTCTGCAGAGCTTCATTCCGCAGATCGAAGACCTGGGACGCGACGGGTTTCCCTATTTGGAAGGCGCCCGTGCACGCACCGAGCTTCAGCTGAAGGAATGTATCAAGAAGACGTTCGGAGACAAGTCACCGGAATTTCAAGCCTATCGACAACATCGCCTCTCGGTGGAAACACCGGCTGATACCAAACAGACGGTTGCACTCCTCAAGAGCCTCATTGGAGCCCTAGAAGATAAGAAATTGGAACTACAAGGTCTTAAGCCTCCCCCGGTTGTGGAAACACCTCCTCCACCGCCCGCTACTGCCCCAACTGCACCGCGCCCCTCACTGACGCTCGTGCCTTCCACGACTCCTTCAGCACAGGTGACCATTACTCCGGCCGCTCCGGTCTTGCCTCCACCCATTACGATGTCTGTTGCGCTGACCACAAATCTAGACATGACCCGGCAGCAGGCTGCACCTGAGCCACCGCCATCGATGCCGGCCGCACCACAATCACCGGCAGCTCCTCCCACTGGAAGTCCTCAGACTCCAGCGAACCAGCACAATGCGGCGATCTTAACGGCCGTTTATCCGCCATCGACTCCAGCCCCCTCACTGTCTGCTCCTCTTGCTGTTTCTGCTCCCAAACCGGTTACGCTCAATCAGGCGGTCGCCCCTGTTCCCCCACAACCTTCATTGCAGGAAACACAACCTATGACACCCACGGTTGCACCACTTCCCGCGCCGGCATCGATGCCGACGCCGTCCGTTGCTCCCGAAACGAAGCTAGCCGCCCCCGATCTCATCCCACCCGGGGCGACACCCGTTTCTACGGTTCCCAAGGCGCTCTTCTCGGAATCGTCCCCTGCGTCGAAACCAACGTCATCAGCCAGTGGCGAGCCGGGCGCCGATCCCTTGGAGATGGTCAAGTCCCTTTGCAAGCGATTCCATATGATAGTCCGGCAGCTCCGCCTCCGAGGCGAGTATCGAGCCACGCTGAATGTCGAGGACGAACTGGATGCTCAAGATCTGCTGCATGCCCTGCTGCGCGTTTCCTTCGACGACATCGAAACGAGTGAGTGGGTGCCCGACTACGCCAACGGCACACCGCGCGTCAGGTTTCTGCTCAATGACGGCCGTCTTGCGGTGATCGTGAAAAAGACCAGGTCCGGATTGAACACAAGAGACCTCATGGAGCAATTGCGAGCCGATATCGAACATTGCCGAACTCTGAAGGGCTGCTCGACGCTCTTGTATTTCGTATATGACCCGGAAGGGCGGATCGGCAATCCGCGAGGGCTCGAGACCGATCTCATCAGTATCAGCGATCAATTGACCGTCGACGTCTACGTCGCACCGAAATGA